Proteins found in one Paenibacillus sp. FSL R10-2782 genomic segment:
- a CDS encoding DUF624 domain-containing protein, translating to MVRFVENMNKWCMRLLRLAYLNLLWTVATILGLGFIGVGPATVAMLSILRQWIRGNEEVAIFPTFVRYFRESFKEGAIIGAIYSLVGYVLYVDIVNVSSWYVRVVTLIGAFLYLISLAYIFPLLAHYDWKGIKLKIRMSVVIGFSYLQYTLVLFVAIVALFTLILGLYPGILTFAGASIIGYLVMWMTHQVFSKIEREVLVKEEDMA from the coding sequence ATGGTACGGTTTGTAGAAAACATGAACAAATGGTGCATGCGCCTGCTTCGGCTGGCTTACCTTAATTTGCTGTGGACGGTTGCGACGATCCTGGGCTTGGGATTTATAGGCGTGGGCCCTGCAACTGTCGCTATGCTCAGTATTTTAAGGCAATGGATTCGGGGGAATGAGGAAGTTGCCATTTTCCCCACGTTTGTACGTTACTTTAGAGAAAGCTTTAAAGAAGGCGCGATCATTGGAGCCATTTACAGCCTCGTGGGCTACGTGCTCTATGTGGATATCGTCAATGTCTCGTCCTGGTATGTTCGCGTAGTGACGCTTATTGGAGCCTTTTTGTATCTTATCTCGTTGGCGTACATTTTCCCCTTACTGGCTCATTATGATTGGAAAGGAATTAAGCTGAAAATCAGAATGTCTGTGGTGATTGGTTTTTCGTATTTACAATATACACTTGTTCTTTTTGTTGCGATTGTCGCGCTTTTTACATTGATTCTAGGCTTGTACCCAGGAATTCTGACTTTTGCCGGAGCCAGTATTATCGGTTATCTCGTGATGTGGATGACGCATCAGGTATTTAGCAAAATAGAGCGAGAGGTTTTGGTGAAAGAGGAAGATATGGCATGA
- a CDS encoding extracellular solute-binding protein, which produces MKKGISMKKGVSGLLTVLMVMSVFLAACGNKGAEDQGSQTYDPNSKLELTWLNVLHTASPPTDTIKNKIEKYTNSKITFNWVPDASKEERITTALASGELADIVTLTMMTNSSVRSSLKSGLFWDVGKYLDDYDNLKKIPPEVRNAASIEGVLYGVPFQKNLARAGLVIRKDWLDRLGLKVPTTLDELYEVARAFTEDDPDGNGKKDTTGFGDRSDLRYSSFKTLSSYFGTPNGWKVDENGKFTPEFDTPQYLETLKYSNKLYKNGYVSKDFAVTAKTDQQQQFAQGKTGIYTGMVDITNLRNLSQGLQKGLELVPVNKISNGDGKYHIWSEGSGVGGLLAFPKSEVKSEAELKRLLQFVNDLIDEEVFMDMTGGIKGTHYDIDNEGAFRIINTDLWQADVQPFASSRPSEVTYTLKDANPEKELANQLIKENNDFAVLDPTVPLDSVTANEKGTELEKIITDATFKFIMGETDEAGFKAAVENWKNSGGSQIITEYEEAYKKSKK; this is translated from the coding sequence ATGAAAAAAGGGATATCGATGAAAAAGGGAGTATCGGGTCTTCTTACCGTACTTATGGTCATGAGTGTTTTTTTAGCTGCTTGCGGTAACAAGGGGGCAGAGGATCAAGGCAGCCAAACGTATGATCCAAATTCAAAGCTGGAATTAACCTGGTTAAATGTATTGCACACGGCCTCTCCACCTACAGACACGATTAAGAACAAAATTGAAAAATACACTAATTCCAAGATTACGTTCAACTGGGTTCCTGATGCGTCCAAAGAAGAGAGAATCACTACAGCACTGGCGTCCGGTGAATTGGCGGATATCGTGACTCTTACGATGATGACAAATTCTTCAGTTCGAAGTTCATTGAAATCAGGCCTATTCTGGGATGTAGGTAAGTATCTGGACGATTATGACAATTTAAAAAAGATACCTCCCGAAGTTAGAAATGCAGCTTCCATCGAGGGAGTTCTGTATGGAGTTCCATTCCAGAAAAATTTGGCACGAGCAGGCCTGGTTATTCGTAAGGATTGGCTGGATCGCTTAGGGCTTAAAGTACCTACGACTCTGGATGAGCTTTACGAAGTTGCGAGAGCGTTTACAGAAGATGACCCGGACGGTAATGGCAAAAAGGATACGACAGGCTTTGGCGACAGATCTGATCTGCGCTACAGCAGCTTTAAAACCTTAAGCTCTTATTTTGGCACACCTAATGGCTGGAAAGTAGATGAGAATGGCAAGTTTACGCCGGAATTTGATACACCTCAATATTTGGAGACGTTAAAGTATTCCAATAAATTATATAAGAACGGGTATGTATCCAAGGATTTCGCCGTAACTGCTAAAACTGATCAGCAGCAGCAATTTGCTCAAGGGAAAACCGGAATTTATACGGGCATGGTGGATATCACCAACTTGAGAAATCTGTCACAAGGTTTGCAAAAGGGGCTTGAGCTGGTGCCTGTAAACAAAATCTCCAATGGAGACGGTAAATATCACATTTGGTCCGAAGGCAGCGGAGTCGGTGGTTTGCTGGCATTTCCTAAATCCGAGGTGAAGTCGGAAGCTGAGTTGAAGAGACTACTTCAATTCGTCAATGATTTGATTGATGAAGAAGTATTTATGGACATGACAGGTGGTATTAAGGGAACTCATTATGACATTGATAATGAAGGAGCTTTCAGAATTATTAACACCGATTTGTGGCAAGCAGATGTACAGCCATTTGCAAGTTCCAGACCGAGCGAAGTGACGTATACGTTAAAAGATGCCAACCCTGAAAAGGAACTAGCCAATCAATTAATCAAGGAAAATAACGACTTTGCTGTTTTGGATCCAACCGTTCCTCTGGATTCTGTAACTGCCAATGAAAAAGGAACCGAACTCGAAAAAATTATAACCGATGCTACGTTCAAATTTATTATGGGTGAGACCGATGAAGCCGGATTCAAAGCAGCCGTAGAGAACTGGAAAAATTCCGGTGGATCACAGATTATTACTGAATACGAAGAAGCGTATAAGAAATCGAAAAAATAA
- a CDS encoding sugar ABC transporter permease, translating to MKVSSVPSPNMKPNMKMKKNNRTTENLLRMQKHKLLYLMVLPGLVYFIIFKYFPMGGLVIAFQDYQAFLGITGSPWVGMKHFIRLFTEPTFFMLLRNTLVLFALNIVIFFPLPIILALMLNEVRKLVFKNIIQTIIYIPHFMSWVIIVSISYVFLTVDGGVLNEMIAALGGEKISFLTSQEWLRTVYMGQVIWKELGWSTIIYLSAITVVDTQLYEAAEMDGAGRLRKTWHVTLPAIRPVIITLLILKIGSTLDLGFEHMYLLLNSLNREVAEIFDTYIYTAGLKNGQLSFSTTVGLFKGVVGLILIMGSNRLAKKFGEDGVY from the coding sequence ATGAAAGTTTCAAGTGTCCCGTCACCAAACATGAAACCGAATATGAAAATGAAAAAGAACAACAGAACGACGGAAAATCTTTTACGAATGCAAAAACATAAGTTGTTGTACCTGATGGTTTTACCCGGGCTAGTGTACTTCATTATTTTTAAGTATTTCCCTATGGGCGGTTTGGTCATTGCGTTTCAAGATTATCAAGCCTTTCTGGGAATCACGGGCAGCCCCTGGGTAGGAATGAAGCATTTCATTCGTTTATTTACCGAGCCCACGTTTTTCATGCTATTACGTAACACCCTGGTTTTGTTTGCGCTCAACATTGTGATCTTCTTTCCATTACCGATCATTTTGGCATTGATGCTGAATGAGGTAAGGAAGCTTGTGTTTAAAAACATCATCCAAACGATTATCTACATCCCGCACTTTATGTCATGGGTTATCATTGTTTCGATTTCTTATGTATTTTTAACCGTAGACGGCGGGGTACTGAATGAAATGATTGCTGCGCTAGGTGGTGAGAAGATCAGCTTCTTAACTTCCCAGGAATGGTTGCGTACCGTTTATATGGGGCAAGTGATCTGGAAGGAACTCGGCTGGTCTACCATCATTTATCTATCGGCGATTACGGTCGTGGATACGCAACTGTATGAGGCGGCAGAAATGGACGGTGCCGGACGTCTCCGAAAAACATGGCATGTTACCTTGCCTGCAATTCGCCCAGTCATTATTACGTTGTTAATTTTAAAAATCGGCAGCACGCTGGATTTGGGCTTTGAGCATATGTATCTGCTATTAAACTCATTAAACCGCGAGGTTGCCGAAATATTTGACACCTACATTTATACAGCAGGCTTAAAGAATGGACAATTGAGTTTTAGTACGACGGTAGGACTTTTTAAAGGTGTGGTGGGATTAATTCTGATCATGGGCTCCAATCGACTGGCCAAGAAATTTGGTGAAGACGGCGTTTACTAA